One Helianthus annuus cultivar XRQ/B chromosome 7, HanXRQr2.0-SUNRISE, whole genome shotgun sequence genomic region harbors:
- the LOC110892347 gene encoding uncharacterized protein LOC110892347: MLKKLHVNISFVEALSKMPKYAKFIKDLLTNKMKLEDLATVTLSEECSAVLQNKLPKKVSDPGSFTIPCLIGNLSVSNALADLGASINLMPYSIFAKLNLGKPSPTRMSLQLADRSVKFPRGVVENMLVKVDKFVFPVDFIILDMDEDSEVPLILGRPFLAIA, from the coding sequence ATGTTGAAGAAGCTGCACGTGAACATCTCGTTCGTAGAGGCCCTATCAAAGATGCCAAAGTACGCGAAGTTTATCAAGGACCTGCTCACAAACAAGATGAAGTTGGAGGATCTTGCGACTGTTACATTGAGCGAGGAGTGTTCTGCCGTCTTGCAGAACAAGCTACCGAAGAAGGTGTCTGATCCTGGTAGCTTCACGATTCCGTGTTTGATCGGAAATCTCTCCGTCAGCAATGCGCTGGcagacttaggggctagcataaATCTTATGCCGTATTCCATCTTTGCTAAGCTCAATCTAGGCAAGCCGTCTCCTACGCGCATGAGTCTTCAGTTGGCCGATCGATCAGTGAAGTTTCCGAGGGGTGTTGTAGAGAATATGCTAGTGAAGGTCGACAAATTCGTATTTCCAGTTGATTTCATCATCCTTGACATGGACGAGGACTCTGAGGTCCCGCTGATTTTAGGTCGTCCATTCCTTGCCATTGCATGA